From a single Bacillus gobiensis genomic region:
- the thiD gene encoding bifunctional hydroxymethylpyrimidine kinase/phosphomethylpyrimidine kinase, with translation MFKALTIAGSDSGGGAGIQADIKTFQELGVYGMSALTAITAQNTLGVHGVYPVSAQALAEQMDAVARDLKPDALKTGMLFNAEIIALTAAKIKEHELTKLVIDPVMIAKGGASLLEKEAVSALIEELVPLAFVITPNIPEAESLTSIEINSEDDRKRAAEKLHQFGAKNVIIKGGHQPDSDKVIDLLFDGKEFLTLSNPFIDTRHTHGTGCTFSAALTAEIAKGKGVYEAFQTAARFVHEAIKNGINIGEGHGPTNHFAYKLSKNQLIN, from the coding sequence ATGTTTAAAGCATTAACAATTGCGGGGTCTGATTCCGGCGGAGGAGCGGGAATTCAAGCGGATATAAAAACATTTCAGGAATTGGGAGTCTACGGAATGTCCGCTCTGACTGCGATTACGGCGCAAAATACTCTTGGGGTTCACGGGGTCTATCCCGTTTCGGCACAAGCACTTGCAGAACAAATGGATGCCGTTGCTCGAGATTTAAAGCCGGACGCTCTAAAAACAGGCATGCTGTTCAATGCAGAAATCATTGCATTAACAGCTGCAAAAATAAAGGAGCACGAACTGACAAAGCTTGTGATTGATCCCGTCATGATCGCAAAGGGAGGGGCGTCTCTTCTTGAAAAAGAGGCCGTTTCTGCATTAATAGAAGAGCTTGTACCCTTGGCATTTGTGATAACGCCAAATATTCCTGAAGCTGAAAGCTTAACCTCGATTGAAATCAACTCTGAGGATGACCGGAAGCGAGCTGCAGAAAAATTGCATCAATTCGGGGCCAAGAACGTCATCATCAAAGGAGGGCACCAGCCGGATAGCGACAAAGTAATCGACCTTTTATTTGACGGCAAGGAATTTTTGACGCTCTCCAATCCGTTTATTGATACCCGCCACACTCATGGAACCGGCTGCACATTCTCTGCAGCATTAACAGCGGAAATCGCAAAAGGAAAAGGCGTTTACGAAGCCTTTCAAACAGCTGCCCGCTTCGTTCATGAAGCAATAAAAAACGGAATTAACATCGGTGAAGGTCATGGTCCGACCAATCACTTTGCTTACAAATTGTCGAAAAATCAACTCATTAATTAG
- the fabI gene encoding enoyl-ACP reductase FabI, with protein MNLSLKGRNIVVMGVANKRSIAWGIARSLHEAGARLIFTYAGERLEKSVRDLVDSLDRKDSIILPCDVTDDQEVESCFEKIKEEVQVIHGIAHCIAFANKEDLAGEYLNTTRDGFLLAHNISSYSLTAVAKAARGIMTEGGSIVTLTYLGGERVVSNYNVMGVAKASLDASVKYLASDLGKEGIRVNSISAGPIRTLSAKGISDFNSILKEIEESAPLRRTTTPEEVGDTASFLFSDLARGITGENIHVDSGYHIIAR; from the coding sequence ATGAATTTATCATTAAAAGGCCGTAACATCGTCGTTATGGGAGTGGCCAATAAACGAAGCATTGCATGGGGAATCGCCCGTTCATTGCATGAGGCAGGCGCGAGACTAATTTTTACTTATGCCGGAGAACGCCTTGAAAAATCAGTGCGCGACTTGGTGGATTCACTGGACCGAAAGGACAGCATCATCCTTCCGTGTGATGTAACCGATGATCAAGAGGTGGAGAGCTGCTTCGAAAAAATAAAAGAAGAGGTTCAGGTAATTCACGGGATTGCCCATTGTATCGCGTTTGCCAACAAGGAAGACCTTGCCGGAGAATATTTAAACACGACAAGGGACGGATTTTTATTGGCGCACAATATCAGCTCTTACTCATTAACGGCTGTTGCAAAAGCGGCTAGAGGAATCATGACTGAAGGCGGCAGCATTGTCACGCTAACGTATCTTGGGGGAGAACGGGTCGTTTCAAACTATAACGTCATGGGAGTGGCCAAAGCGTCACTTGATGCAAGCGTAAAGTACTTAGCAAGCGATTTGGGTAAGGAAGGAATTCGCGTGAATAGCATATCTGCTGGCCCGATTCGTACATTGTCTGCGAAAGGAATTAGCGACTTCAACTCCATATTGAAAGAAATTGAAGAATCCGCTCCGCTCAGACGAACAACAACACCGGAAGAAGTAGGAGATACGGCATCGTTTTTATTCAGTGACTTGGCTCGAGGAATCACTGGTGAAAACATTCATGTTGATTCCGGCTACCATATCATTGCAAGATAA
- a CDS encoding CotO family spore coat protein, which yields MTLNNNDSDKKPLMYIVQPEYAEVKAPMQHFVKKKKKKAEPEKPEKNFEDQVQENETASEEENEQLQTEEEIAEDTSSVEVPDEKLSGGVLSETAGEQRNEGKRSRKPLNHMNIEERLEFLTRLPNNIPKALCMIETEEKTYRGIILEKKDGVVLIKTSASGDPERIQIESIKSIHPLGF from the coding sequence ATGACATTAAATAATAATGATTCGGATAAAAAACCGTTGATGTACATTGTTCAGCCAGAATATGCGGAAGTGAAAGCACCGATGCAGCATTTTGTAAAGAAAAAAAAGAAAAAAGCAGAGCCGGAAAAACCTGAAAAAAACTTCGAAGATCAAGTACAAGAGAATGAAACTGCAAGCGAAGAAGAAAATGAACAGCTTCAGACCGAAGAGGAAATAGCAGAAGATACCTCCTCAGTGGAAGTGCCGGATGAAAAGCTTTCTGGAGGGGTATTAAGTGAAACGGCAGGAGAGCAGAGGAACGAAGGAAAAAGGTCGAGAAAGCCGTTAAATCATATGAATATCGAGGAAAGGCTAGAGTTTCTTACGAGGCTGCCAAATAACATACCGAAAGCCCTCTGTATGATAGAAACTGAGGAGAAAACATACAGGGGAATTATCCTTGAAAAAAAGGATGGGGTTGTACTCATTAAAACGTCAGCAAGCGGTGATCCAGAAAGGATTCAAATCGAAAGCATAAAATCGATTCATCCGCTCGGTTTTTAA
- a CDS encoding CotY/CotZ family spore coat protein: MTRKKDFSCVCEAVENINDLQNAVEEECPTSCFSNLLSPTATLGDTIPFILFTKKSKPFTAFGNVGELNAGPCFSTVFFRVENIRGCCATLRLLIAFDEKRKVLDFTGKDHHKNEVCDVFRLEKTDFCIEVDLECFCAIECLNPRLLNRC; encoded by the coding sequence ATGACCCGAAAAAAAGATTTCAGCTGTGTTTGCGAAGCTGTTGAAAATATCAATGATCTCCAAAATGCTGTTGAAGAAGAATGTCCCACCAGCTGTTTTAGCAACCTGCTGTCGCCAACAGCTACATTGGGAGACACCATTCCTTTTATATTATTCACAAAAAAATCAAAACCATTTACCGCATTCGGCAATGTCGGAGAATTAAATGCCGGTCCTTGCTTCAGTACGGTATTCTTCCGTGTAGAAAATATTAGAGGCTGCTGTGCTACTCTGCGCCTGCTGATTGCCTTTGATGAAAAGAGAAAAGTCCTTGATTTTACAGGTAAAGACCATCACAAAAATGAAGTCTGTGATGTGTTCAGATTAGAAAAAACAGACTTTTGTATCGAAGTTGACCTAGAATGCTTCTGTGCCATTGAGTGCTTGAACCCTAGATTATTGAATCGCTGCTAA
- a CDS encoding CotY/CotZ family spore coat protein has protein sequence MSCGKNHGHSENCVCDAVEQILAEQEAVEDNCPTSCFSNLLSPTTVSGRDTIPFLLFDKKGGLFSSFGNVGGFNDDTQCFESIFFRVEHLKDCCATLSILRPVDVNGDTVSVVHPCDPDFFGLEKTDFCIEVDLTCFCAIQCLSPELVDRVLPARDKKHHG, from the coding sequence ATGAGCTGCGGAAAGAACCATGGCCATTCTGAAAACTGCGTGTGCGATGCGGTTGAACAAATATTGGCAGAGCAAGAAGCAGTAGAAGACAATTGCCCAACAAGCTGCTTCAGTAACCTGCTAAGTCCGACTACAGTTTCCGGCAGAGATACTATTCCATTCCTATTATTTGATAAAAAAGGCGGATTGTTTTCATCTTTTGGGAACGTTGGTGGTTTTAACGATGACACTCAATGCTTTGAATCAATCTTCTTTCGTGTAGAACACTTGAAGGATTGCTGTGCGACACTTTCTATTTTACGACCAGTTGACGTGAACGGAGATACCGTAAGTGTTGTTCATCCATGCGATCCTGACTTTTTCGGTCTAGAAAAAACAGATTTTTGTATCGAAGTAGATTTAACTTGCTTCTGTGCTATTCAATGTCTGTCACCTGAACTTGTAGACCGGGTTTTGCCTGCGAGAGATAAAAAACATCACGGATAG
- a CDS encoding spore coat protein, which produces MDSKPYSWVALDRSDRHPTVASERNACSDDSIVETEADQLSKIAQLSSEVIVIKDSCDIDVQTTETQVAVSLQVAIQVAIALVINITIADSARAEQISTELLQASAIKQSNRQKLVIENSRDVHVTTTDTDVALSIQLLVQILVALVVSLDIL; this is translated from the coding sequence ATGGATTCAAAACCGTACAGCTGGGTTGCGTTGGATCGATCCGACCGTCACCCAACAGTTGCAAGTGAAAGAAACGCATGCTCTGATGATTCCATTGTTGAAACAGAAGCAGATCAATTAAGCAAAATCGCTCAGCTTTCTTCAGAAGTAATCGTTATTAAAGATTCATGTGACATCGACGTTCAAACAACCGAAACACAAGTCGCTGTTTCTCTCCAAGTAGCTATTCAAGTAGCTATCGCCCTCGTTATCAACATTACGATTGCTGACAGCGCAAGGGCGGAGCAAATTTCAACCGAACTTCTTCAAGCTTCAGCAATTAAACAATCGAACCGCCAAAAACTTGTCATCGAAAACTCACGTGACGTTCACGTAACAACTACAGACACAGATGTTGCACTTTCTATCCAGCTTCTAGTCCAAATTTTGGTGGCTCTAGTTGTTTCTCTAGATATTCTTTAA
- a CDS encoding spore coat protein, whose amino-acid sequence MSIVENAEVLYSQLIAELTSDAEETIYIVGSEAITINSTNNKIALSLQAAVQAIIALVIQLTIADSDKADSVRNQISSNMKWLNRKMKVIYIENSSHVTVTVSSVDIAVTLQFMLKILLSILATVDIL is encoded by the coding sequence ATGTCAATTGTAGAAAATGCAGAAGTTCTCTATAGCCAATTAATTGCCGAACTTACGAGCGATGCAGAAGAAACGATATATATCGTCGGTTCAGAAGCAATCACGATAAACTCAACAAATAACAAAATTGCGCTGTCCCTTCAAGCTGCCGTTCAAGCGATCATCGCACTAGTTATCCAGCTTACCATTGCCGACAGTGACAAAGCAGATTCCGTTAGAAATCAGATTTCATCAAATATGAAGTGGCTAAACAGAAAAATGAAGGTCATATATATTGAAAATTCATCTCATGTAACAGTTACAGTCAGCTCGGTTGACATTGCTGTAACCCTCCAATTTATGCTTAAGATTTTGTTATCAATACTCGCAACAGTAGATATTCTTTGA
- a CDS encoding DUF1360 domain-containing protein — MMESWLELMIYSFAVFRLTRLIVSDTITSSFRSIFHEEVEEVDEEGHKETYLLIKGNGVKAWFGELISCYWCTGIWSAGILLFVNYLLPGLGEWLMAILALAGIAALLETIIRKLLED, encoded by the coding sequence ATGATGGAAAGCTGGCTGGAACTGATGATTTATTCTTTTGCAGTTTTTCGACTGACAAGGCTGATCGTATCTGACACGATCACTTCATCCTTTAGGAGCATTTTTCATGAAGAAGTAGAAGAAGTTGATGAAGAAGGTCATAAGGAAACCTATTTGCTTATAAAGGGTAATGGTGTGAAGGCATGGTTTGGTGAGTTAATTAGCTGTTATTGGTGTACTGGCATATGGAGTGCGGGAATCCTGCTTTTTGTAAATTACTTGTTACCCGGACTTGGGGAATGGCTGATGGCGATTCTTGCCCTTGCAGGGATTGCAGCTCTATTAGAAACGATTATTAGAAAATTATTGGAAGATTGA
- a CDS encoding spore coat protein: MTTTDTDVALSIQHLVQILVALVASIDIK; this comes from the coding sequence GTGACAACTACAGATACAGACGTGGCACTTTCCATCCAACATCTTGTCCAAATCTTGGTGGCTCTAGTCGCTTCTATAGATATTAAATAA
- a CDS encoding spore coat protein, with product MNSTPYNRVAFDCSDRHPNNFSDKRDDVNTEADQLSKIAQLSSEVIVIKDSLDIDVQTTKHKKLIFCKQLYK from the coding sequence ATGAATTCAACACCATACAACCGGGTTGCATTTGATTGCTCTGACCGTCATCCAAATAATTTTAGTGACAAAAGAGATGATGTTAATACAGAGGCAGATCAACTAAGTAAAATCGCTCAACTTTCTTCAGAAGTAATTGTTATTAAAGATTCTTTGGACATTGACGTTCAAACAACTAAACACAAGAAGCTGATTTTCTGCAAGCAGCTTTACAAATAG
- a CDS encoding YjcZ family sporulation protein: MGYGYGGYGYGGGYGGSGFVLVVVLFILLIIVGASFYS, from the coding sequence ATGGGCTACGGATACGGCGGATATGGCTACGGAGGTGGCTATGGCGGTTCGGGGTTTGTTCTAGTGGTTGTTTTGTTCATTCTTTTGATTATCGTAGGCGCTTCTTTTTATAGTTAA
- a CDS encoding stage VI sporulation protein F, with protein sequence MDNQFFKNVEKKTGVNMKDVLELANSLQHANFKDEKTVRGVIQRVAQMANRKVPKEMEDKIVQSITSGKEKLDFGTISKMMKK encoded by the coding sequence ATGGACAATCAATTTTTCAAAAATGTTGAAAAGAAAACGGGCGTCAATATGAAAGATGTATTGGAGCTTGCCAATTCATTGCAGCATGCGAATTTTAAAGATGAAAAGACGGTAAGAGGCGTAATCCAACGGGTAGCCCAAATGGCTAATCGAAAAGTTCCAAAAGAAATGGAAGATAAAATCGTCCAATCGATTACTAGCGGAAAAGAAAAGCTTGATTTTGGAACGATCAGCAAAATGATGAAAAAATAA
- a CDS encoding GNAT family N-acetyltransferase, whose translation MIATIAETDQQRKDALSIRNEVFINEQKVSPEIEMDELDETSVHVVLYDGEKPVAAGRTRLFEGMGKLERICVLKSYRSKGCGKQIVNALEEAAAKLGASSFLLYSQVQAAVFYEAQGYKTVSGEFLAAGIPHVKMIKEKL comes from the coding sequence TTGATAGCAACAATTGCAGAAACTGATCAACAACGGAAAGATGCTTTATCTATAAGAAATGAAGTATTTATTAACGAACAGAAAGTATCTCCGGAAATCGAGATGGATGAACTTGATGAGACCTCTGTCCACGTTGTATTGTATGATGGAGAGAAGCCGGTTGCTGCCGGGAGAACTCGATTATTCGAAGGTATGGGAAAGCTCGAACGCATTTGTGTATTAAAATCCTACCGATCCAAAGGTTGCGGAAAACAGATTGTGAATGCTCTCGAAGAAGCGGCGGCTAAGCTTGGGGCATCTTCTTTTCTGTTATATTCTCAAGTCCAAGCAGCTGTCTTCTACGAAGCTCAAGGCTATAAAACTGTATCTGGAGAGTTTTTGGCTGCAGGAATCCCGCACGTTAAAATGATAAAGGAAAAACTGTAA
- a CDS encoding YjcG family protein, with protein sequence MKYGIVLFPSKKLQDIANSYRKRYDPNYALIPPHITLKPAFEASTEVIHALVPKLKATAKKLNPVTINITKYSSFAPVNNVIYMKIEPTKELNHLYEAIHNDSLDAEPENPFVPHVTVAQKISEDEHSDVLSSLKMTDAAHEETIDRFHLLYQLENGSWTVYDTFILGEGE encoded by the coding sequence ATGAAATACGGAATTGTTTTATTTCCTTCAAAAAAACTCCAGGATATCGCAAATTCTTACCGTAAACGTTACGATCCAAATTATGCACTCATTCCTCCTCATATAACATTGAAACCGGCTTTTGAAGCAAGCACTGAAGTCATTCACGCTCTTGTTCCAAAGCTGAAAGCAACGGCAAAAAAGTTAAACCCAGTGACTATAAACATAACAAAATACAGCTCATTTGCCCCTGTAAATAATGTGATTTACATGAAGATTGAACCGACAAAAGAGTTGAACCATCTTTATGAGGCTATTCATAATGATAGCTTGGACGCAGAACCGGAAAATCCTTTTGTTCCGCATGTGACAGTAGCCCAAAAGATATCTGAAGATGAACATTCCGATGTGCTTAGCTCGTTAAAAATGACAGACGCTGCCCATGAAGAGACAATCGATCGTTTTCATTTGCTTTATCAGCTCGAAAACGGGTCTTGGACTGTGTATGACACATTCATTTTAGGAGAAGGAGAATAA
- a CDS encoding esterase family protein: MTSKKGVINEEKLYSNELAEHMDVLTYLPKTFSPLYTYHVIIAQDGNDYFRLGRIARQAEALMNDGSMERCIIVGIPYNSVSERRNTYHPEGTKFNAYKRFLAKELIPFIDEKFSTYQVGTGRTLIGDSLGATVSLMTALDYPNIFGNIIMQSPYVDQHVLQAIKDTESLHLLSIYHQIGTKETEVHTSDKQVLDFVKPNQELKQLLENKNGIYYFESFDGDHKWTYWQPLITHALKKMLSMSP; the protein is encoded by the coding sequence GTGACTAGCAAAAAAGGTGTTATAAACGAGGAAAAGCTTTATTCGAACGAATTAGCCGAACATATGGATGTATTGACGTATTTGCCCAAAACCTTTTCACCGTTGTACACGTACCATGTCATTATTGCCCAAGACGGTAATGATTATTTTCGATTAGGACGAATTGCCCGTCAGGCAGAAGCTCTTATGAATGACGGAAGTATGGAAAGATGCATAATTGTCGGTATACCATACAACAGTGTCAGTGAACGGAGAAACACCTATCATCCAGAAGGAACAAAATTTAATGCGTATAAACGATTTTTGGCAAAAGAGCTCATCCCATTCATTGACGAAAAATTTTCGACTTATCAGGTTGGTACCGGCCGAACGTTAATCGGCGACTCACTGGGCGCGACCGTTTCCTTGATGACCGCTCTTGACTATCCAAATATTTTCGGCAATATCATCATGCAATCGCCTTATGTCGATCAACATGTTTTACAAGCGATAAAAGATACCGAGTCCCTTCATCTCTTAAGCATCTATCATCAAATCGGCACAAAAGAGACTGAAGTACACACCTCAGACAAACAGGTTCTTGATTTTGTCAAACCAAATCAAGAATTAAAACAGCTGCTCGAGAATAAAAATGGCATTTATTATTTTGAAAGCTTTGACGGTGATCATAAATGGACGTATTGGCAGCCATTGATCACGCATGCTTTAAAGAAGATGCTCTCAATGTCTCCTTAA
- a CDS encoding methionine biosynthesis PLP-dependent protein — protein MTRHVETKLAQIGNKSEETTGAVNPPIYFSSAYRHLGIGESTGFDYIRTKNPTRQLVEDAIASLEGGTRGFAFSSGMAAIHTIMALFKSGDEIIVSSDLYGGTYRLFENEWKKYGLTFIYDDLDNEDCTESNINENTKAIFLETPTNPLMQEVSIEKVANIAKKHNLLLIVDNTFYTPVLQRPIDEGADIVIHSATKYLGGHNDLLAGLVVAKGEELSEELFQHQNAIGAVLAPFDSWLLMRGMKTLALRMRQHEENAKELAAFLIEQEGITDVLYPGRGGMLSFRILKEEMVNPFLKNLQTICFAESLGGVESFITYPATQTHMDIPEEIRIANGVCNRLLRFSVGIENVEDLKDDLRIALEKVKEEAVTYE, from the coding sequence ATGACTCGACATGTAGAAACGAAACTTGCACAAATTGGAAACAAAAGTGAAGAAACGACAGGAGCTGTTAATCCGCCGATTTATTTTTCCTCGGCATACCGCCATTTAGGAATCGGCGAATCAACGGGTTTTGATTATATTCGCACGAAAAATCCGACAAGACAGCTTGTAGAAGATGCAATCGCAAGCCTTGAAGGAGGAACTAGAGGCTTTGCATTCAGCTCTGGTATGGCAGCCATTCATACGATTATGGCGTTATTTAAAAGCGGAGACGAAATCATTGTTTCCTCTGATTTATATGGGGGAACCTACCGTTTGTTTGAAAATGAATGGAAAAAATACGGACTTACTTTTATCTATGATGATTTAGATAATGAGGACTGTACGGAGTCAAACATCAATGAAAATACAAAAGCGATATTTCTTGAAACTCCGACGAATCCTTTGATGCAGGAAGTTAGTATCGAGAAGGTTGCAAACATTGCGAAAAAGCATAATTTACTGTTGATTGTAGACAACACCTTCTATACCCCGGTGCTTCAGCGTCCCATTGATGAAGGTGCGGATATTGTGATTCACAGCGCGACAAAGTATTTAGGCGGGCATAATGACCTTTTGGCCGGCCTTGTGGTAGCAAAAGGAGAAGAATTGTCGGAAGAGCTATTTCAGCATCAAAACGCAATTGGAGCTGTTTTAGCACCTTTTGATTCTTGGCTGTTAATGAGAGGAATGAAAACTCTTGCCTTGCGTATGAGACAACATGAAGAAAATGCTAAGGAGCTTGCGGCATTTCTTATCGAGCAGGAAGGAATCACCGACGTCTTATACCCAGGACGCGGGGGAATGCTTTCTTTTCGAATCCTGAAAGAAGAAATGGTTAATCCATTTTTAAAAAACCTGCAAACGATCTGCTTTGCTGAAAGTCTTGGCGGAGTTGAAAGTTTCATCACTTATCCTGCGACGCAAACCCATATGGATATACCAGAAGAGATTCGCATCGCAAATGGAGTCTGTAATCGGCTTTTACGCTTCTCTGTCGGGATCGAAAATGTAGAGGACTTAAAGGATGATCTAAGAATTGCACTTGAGAAAGTAAAAGAGGAGGCTGTAACGTATGAGTAA
- the metC gene encoding cystathionine beta-lyase: MSNNWSFDTRLLHNEHKTDGSTGAVSVPVQHASTFHQASFDEFGEFDYSRSGNPTRQALEETIAALEGGVRGFAFASGMAAISTAFLLLSKGDHVLVTREVYGGTFRMVTEVLNRFGIEHSFVDMTDLNEVALHIQPNTKVIYMETPSNPTLGITDIRGVVKLARANGCLTFLDNTFMTPALQRPLDLGVDIVLHSATKFLGGHSDVLSGLAAVKDPDLAQELYKLQNSFGAVLGVQDCWLILRGLKTLQVRLERSSQTAKQLAEYFNGHPAVKNVYYPGLSSHPGASIHKSQSLGDGAVLSFELENEDAVRKVVRQLKLPVFAVSLGAVESILSYPAKMSHASMPKEEREKRGITDGLLRLSAGVEAAEDLIKDFDQALEAVSSSFTV; the protein is encoded by the coding sequence ATGAGTAATAACTGGAGTTTTGATACAAGGCTTCTTCATAATGAGCATAAAACTGATGGGTCAACTGGTGCTGTCAGTGTACCTGTACAGCACGCTTCTACCTTCCATCAAGCTTCTTTTGACGAGTTTGGAGAATTTGATTACAGCAGATCAGGAAACCCGACAAGACAGGCGCTGGAAGAAACGATAGCCGCTCTAGAAGGAGGAGTAAGAGGATTTGCTTTTGCATCAGGAATGGCTGCGATCTCTACCGCCTTTTTGCTGTTGTCAAAAGGAGACCATGTACTAGTGACAAGAGAAGTTTACGGGGGCACCTTCCGAATGGTGACCGAGGTGTTAAACCGGTTTGGCATTGAGCATTCATTTGTTGATATGACTGATCTCAATGAGGTTGCGTTACATATTCAGCCAAATACGAAAGTCATCTATATGGAAACACCGTCAAACCCGACCTTAGGTATTACAGACATTCGAGGAGTTGTAAAACTGGCGCGCGCAAATGGCTGTTTAACGTTTCTCGATAATACTTTTATGACGCCTGCACTTCAACGTCCGCTCGACCTTGGTGTAGATATTGTGCTGCATAGTGCAACGAAATTTTTGGGCGGACACAGCGATGTCTTATCAGGTCTTGCCGCTGTTAAGGATCCAGACCTTGCTCAAGAGCTTTATAAGCTGCAAAATTCATTTGGCGCGGTTCTAGGCGTCCAAGATTGCTGGCTTATTTTAAGAGGATTAAAAACGCTGCAAGTCAGGCTGGAAAGGTCAAGCCAAACAGCCAAGCAGCTGGCAGAGTACTTTAACGGACATCCGGCAGTAAAAAATGTGTATTATCCAGGGCTTTCTTCTCATCCGGGTGCTTCTATCCATAAGAGCCAGTCGCTGGGAGACGGTGCTGTACTTTCTTTTGAATTGGAAAATGAAGATGCAGTACGGAAAGTCGTCCGACAATTAAAACTGCCTGTATTTGCAGTCAGCTTAGGTGCTGTCGAATCCATCTTGTCGTATCCGGCAAAAATGTCTCATGCTTCTATGCCGAAAGAGGAAAGAGAAAAACGAGGAATTACTGACGGATTGCTCCGTCTAAGTGCAGGTGTCGAAGCAGCAGAGGACTTGATCAAAGACTTCGACCAAGCTCTTGAGGCTGTTTCATCTAGTTTTACGGTCTAG
- a CDS encoding RusA family crossover junction endodeoxyribonuclease: MPIPSSWSGKKKEAAVVTQHCKKPDIDNLTKGLFDSLNQLIWADDNQVVSISVYKVYEETPSIEVLVKEVAS; the protein is encoded by the coding sequence ATGCCGATTCCTTCGAGCTGGAGTGGCAAAAAGAAAGAAGCTGCAGTTGTTACCCAGCATTGTAAAAAGCCTGATATAGACAATCTAACAAAGGGCCTCTTCGATTCTCTTAATCAATTGATCTGGGCAGATGATAATCAGGTTGTTAGTATCTCAGTTTACAAGGTTTATGAGGAAACGCCAAGTATTGAAGTTCTAGTGAAGGAGGTTGCTTCATGA
- a CDS encoding GNAT family N-acetyltransferase gives MITELSTKRLLLRKMKSSDSDSLFQIWSDPEVTRFMNIDRFTDQKQAKEMIMLFDKLSKENTAIRYSIIELESNKIIGSCGYNILDFENAKTEIGYEIDKHYWGKGYAPEAISFLIKYAFNDLNLNRIEAKVEPENVNSIKVLKKLSFLFEGTMRKVERSKGRFIDLNLYSLLVTD, from the coding sequence TTGATTACAGAGTTAAGCACCAAAAGATTACTATTAAGAAAGATGAAATCATCTGACTCGGATAGCTTGTTTCAAATTTGGTCTGATCCAGAAGTAACTAGATTTATGAATATTGATAGGTTCACTGATCAAAAACAAGCAAAAGAAATGATTATGTTATTTGATAAATTATCAAAAGAAAACACTGCAATTCGTTATTCAATAATTGAGTTGGAATCAAATAAAATTATTGGTTCTTGTGGTTATAACATTTTAGATTTCGAAAATGCCAAAACAGAAATTGGTTACGAAATTGATAAACATTATTGGGGCAAAGGTTATGCTCCAGAAGCTATTTCTTTTTTAATAAAATATGCTTTTAACGATTTAAATCTTAATCGAATAGAAGCAAAAGTAGAACCTGAAAATGTTAACTCAATTAAAGTCCTTAAAAAATTAAGTTTCCTCTTTGAAGGAACAATGAGAAAAGTAGAAAGATCAAAAGGACGATTTATTGATCTCAATCTATACTCGTTATTAGTAACAGATTAA
- a CDS encoding XtrA/YqaO family protein, whose translation MRLKELKIDPITMRLEVDIMEEQENFSIVVSKGTAKMTKLPPHGETKIITHQGKVKRVKFDEGEEF comes from the coding sequence ATGAGACTAAAAGAATTGAAAATCGATCCTATTACAATGAGACTAGAAGTTGATATAATGGAAGAGCAGGAAAACTTTTCAATTGTGGTCAGCAAAGGCACAGCAAAAATGACCAAGCTTCCCCCGCATGGTGAGACGAAGATTATTACACACCAGGGCAAGGTGAAGCGCGTTAAGTTTGATGAGGGGGAAGAGTTTTGA